From Salminus brasiliensis chromosome 12, fSalBra1.hap2, whole genome shotgun sequence:
CTTACCAGTTTCTGAGATTCTTCACATTCCCATTCTTCTCAATTACAATCACAATTCTATATGGAAACAAAAGCTTTTTTATGGCATCTGGGGTTGCAAAATTCCCGGGAATTTTTAAAGTTGGGAAATTTATCATAGAAATGAACGGGAATTAACgggaatattcaaagctaaaggtgagaaatGTTTATATAGTTGGTTTGTGTAGTGTGGACCACACTGGACTCTCTGCCATtaataatatcaccactattacccttcattcctctgaccatcactgccatgactatattaagttctactacatcatgattattatattatgattatgatcagagcagttcaacagaatAGATGGTTTAGTAActttaatcaataattaataaatagttctgatcagaggaggacgggtcgggtccccctgtgagtcttggttcctcccaaggtttcttcctccagctctgagggaggttctccttgccactgttggcgttggggctcactgggggtctttgatccttcatgtcttcttacgttatttctttttgtctctgtcttttactaatgacttattatgtaaagctgttttgtgacgacaacagctgtgaaaagctctacaaatacatttgacttgacttgactgaggcaaggaggagaactccagaaatttgggctggagttcagggctGATGGCCAGACCCCAGAATCTCAGAAACTGGTCTATTGGGTTTATAaagacatggttctttataaacCCAAGGTTCCTCTACTGCATCGCTCAGAGAACCATCAGAACCATCTGAAGCCATgttttctttactttcacacAGACGACATCTTATCTATCTTATCTATCTTATcttaaaggactatcttatcttatcatagAGGGTGACGTACCTCCACTCCACTGGGCACCAGGAAGCGCACCGGCTCAGCCTGCACTACAATAGAGCACTCCCCTAGAGCCACCTCGTGCTCCTTCAGAGCCAGGATCTTCTCAGCCACTGCCGGGGAAAAACAGAGGGCAGCTAAAGGTTACCCTGGAAACAGAGGACTGCACCGTAGCAAACACCTGCGCTACAGGTGAGGAGTAAAGAGTGAGGTGAGCAGTTTCCTGAATGCTCGTTAAGCAGTTTATCACATCACTCTGGACTCGTGCAGCTGGCTCCTCCCCCAGCTGCTCCTGTAGGAGGCTAAAGAAGCCTTCATTAGGAGTTATTAAATGGTAGGAGGAGGCCATAAagcctggaggaggagctgaaccccCTTCTTGTCTATTTGcttcattttgttttattttggttGATTAATAACTAGTTCACAAAATGTCAAAGCAGCCCAGctcatatttataaaaatatgtataacaattttttttattattaataataatatgctttATGGATAATTATATTTAAAGCATTAGGGCTGAttagaaatggaccaatagaaatgctccaaaatgacctggaccCAGAtagcatgtccatgtggggcctgtatgagaAGCCTGACTGGGACCCAGACCATCTTTCCTCAAGCAGTTCGGCTGCTGAATGAACACActcactctgcaccctgcacttacgaCTGGAACTCTTatgcccccacacacacacacccacaaagacccctccccccccacacacacacccaccccatAATGTAAACACTGAGATTacatcaaacctgtacatttaccTGCTTAAACCAGCGCAGTACTGTACatagagagtgtgtatagtgtgtgtgtgtgtgtgtgtgtatagtgtaagttaatgtatatatattcagtatttctacacctgtgtaatgtgacgcgACAATAAACGTAATCTGAattatgaatatatgaatataataatgACTGATTAAGCGTTTCTGGTGTTTATCAGTGATATATAGGTCACACAAAAGGTCAAAGCAGTCCTTTCTGACCTCCAGTGTACAGTCCTGTCCCACAGTTTGGGCACTCCTGTTCAATCGCTGTACATACGTGAGGAAATGCTCTATTTTGCACATTTCATTTTAACTGGGGTTTACACTCGGAGGCATCTTCACTTTCAGTGCAGCGAAATGAAGCAAAGGGAATCAAAAATAACGAATGTATAAATGTAGTAAACCATTAAGATATAAAAACAATACGATCAAATAATAAATCATGCCTGAAACCATAAATAAacctataaacctaatctagaACTGAACAGAGCTTCTGAATTTCTCCCATGCATACCTTCCTCCTCCTCAAAGGTGATGAGTGCGGTTCCTCCCTCCATCGGGTACATAATGCGGGGTTTCATGTCGAAGCTCAAAGCGTTAGCCCCGTCAGCCGTCTTCCCGTTAAACACGACCTTCTTCTCCGGCACTGCGGTGGacacctgcagaaccacagtCATTATTCATTCTCTTTACGCTCCTAAATACATAAAGCTGCTACAGGCGATTCTCCAAGCGATAAAGCCTGAAGAACCACCCGTGtttgtgagggtgaagaaccttcacaacCCTCTTCAAAGGTTATTCACCctcacacatctcatgtggggctcacatgggtgaaaCGTGGGGGCATGGGCTCATGAGTGGGTTTCTATTTGTGTTGGTACTGGGACACATTGGGCTTCCCGAATTCTTACAGCAAACCATAATCTCATATAgacccatatgcagtgtacaacccatcACTGAACCCTGGGGGAATCATATGTGGGGCCTATGTGGTTCTGGGTCCCTGTTGGGCCACCCATACAGGCCTCACacggacatgttagctgggttgtTTTCAGGCCAAACCTCTGTCTGCTGCCTCAGGTTCTGATTGGTTTCGTCCATAGTCTTCAGTTTCTGTTCCATGCTCATGACCTCCACCTTCAGCCTGCTGTGCTCCTGTTTTAGACCTTCCAGCTTCTCCTACCGGGAGAAACAAAAGCTTGTATGTCAGTGTAAAGCCCCTTGGCGTGTTGTAGTCATTCACAAATCCTGCCTCCCACTTTTTAGTCACGCGATTAGGGTTGCGAAGGGGTTCTGATAAATTTCGGTAAATTTCCGGTAACGCTCCATGGGAACTTTAGCTCAGGGACTTTGGAAATATTctaaaatgtaaactttccatGGAAATTTTGGGAAATTTgggaatttattggaattaataGGAAATCTTGAATAATTTAAAGAAGCTATATCATACATTATCAtcaacagcagacatgaaggcatGACAATACAAATAAACCGTTGACTCCTGGTTCGAGTGTTAGCTCATGGTCTCACCTGCTCCTTCTTCACTGCCAGCTCTTGCTTCCTCTTCTCGTCCTCCAGGCTCCTCCTCATGTTCACAACTCGCTCCTGGAACTTCTTGGTAAACTCAACATTACTGTCCCTGCCCTCGAGGAGCACCCTCTGTTCCGCCTGCAGGGCACTGTGCTGTTTCTGTGGACGTATGAACAGCGTAAAGCATCGCTGACCAGCTGGAGATTCCCATAAACTCTAACACCATATTTTTCACGCTGCCTTCTAAAATGGCACCGACTTACGAGACAGTACAGGCAGCGAGGCAGTATCAGACACAGCCGTCAAGCTCTGTTTAATGTAAATGACCACcggtctgattggctgccctgcacTCATTCAGAGCCTCATTCAGAAAACAGCCcgagctgaaacactccttataacatcAGCGTgagtgggaggggctaaactgctgtacgACGAATAGGCGGGAATACAATGGATTCGGGAAGTCgagacccccccccacccatcaTTCTGTACTCGATATCCCACAATAAGaaagtgaaaaactgaaaacgaatttattaaaaaggaaaaactaaaatattgcattgacataagtattcagacgcTTTACTTAGTACTTAGCTGAAGCACTTTCAGCAgcgattacagcctccagtctttgTGGGAACGATGACACAAGGTAAGCACACCTGGATTTAAAGATTTTCGCTCTCAAGCTCCGTCAGGTTGGATGAGGACCGTCAGTGGAGCTCTGAGTCAGAGCTGTCCCTGTGTTTGTCGtcctggctgtgtgcttagggtcactgtcttgttggaaggtgaacctttgGCCCAGTCCAGAGGTCCAGAGCACTCCGGATCAGGTTTTCATTAAGAAGATCTCTGTACTTTGCTCCATTCAactttccctcaaccctgacctgAATACCACCCCCACAGCACGATGCTACcatcaccatgcttcactgtacgGATGGTATTACTCTAGCCTGAACGTAAGAGAATGTGAAGTGGAAGTGGAAGGGTCTGAAGACGTCCCGAATGCACTGTATGTATTTGGACTGTATGAACAGGGTTTCAGAACTACTTTTATTTCTGTTAGGAGCCTTTAAAGCCCAGCTTTAGGAGGAATCACAAACCTTGAGCTTCTCGATTTCCTTCTGAATCTTATGAAGACTTAAATCTTCAGTTACAAGCGAGAAATCCTGAAACGAGACACGAGACACAGCGTGAGAGTACAGACTGCAGTACACAGCATAACAACACACTCAcgttttcattttattatcatGACTGCTCTCCTGTTTTTGGATAGACTGTTTAAATAACTGTTGAGATCATTTGCACagtgtgtaaatgtataaaacagcttgtgtttttactttttgtttatatttacataatttttatgaatgttttatttattgatgtttttattgatatttttattgtaaGTGTGAGCAGCGTTGGATTGCTTCTTAATTTCGTTGTGCAATGAAAATAAAAGTATCTTAACTTAACAATATAAaaccattattatttaaatttaaggtCACAAAATGTTAAATGAGTCCAGAATGAAGAATTAAAATAACTGATAAATCTGTagatttaatttaatacaaatacAACCCAGAATTGATCCTAATTCTGAAGTGGTGATTAATTCAATGCTTCATATgcataactttattttaattgataaaaatataaatttcCTGTTTTTAtagttattttattactttttactatatttactTGTCTGTTTCCTTGTTTCAGCTACAATTTCAGTTCTATTTACTTTTatgtacttattattattactattattacttttattattgttattaactgGTTCTATTACTATATTCTGCTTTTATTTGACTATTCCCAATTTCTTCTCCTAAATTGTTTCTATTCCCATATTTGATTTGAAtcttaattaaacattaaatgtgTAGTTCtgattattctattattatgtatttattattatgtattattctaTTAATGTATTTGTGCTGTAAACGATCATCTGCACCGAAAATCAGGATTGCCCTCAATGAATTTCTGAAGGAAAATAATAATTGAATGGTTAATTGATAATTGAATATGAAGGCAATATCAATGACttgataacaacaacaacaatcataataataataataataatgtaattattacagtatattaattaCTTCACTTCTTGTTTATAGAAATATTAAGTCAAATGTTTAAACATGCGTTTGGAGAAttaattacaatatttaaaccttttttatttaattacttttatatatatatagtaattaatatattatatatcattaaCTAGttatatattcattattattatttttattattattcctgatATTTGATGTTACACTTTTGAATgctagtttagtttagttgttTAGTTGATTTTCTAAGTATAAATACGCTCATCTTCTACAAACCCCTCTCCAGCTGTTAATAAACAGTTGCTGATTAATCACTGAACTAAACAACATTATCAAATATGAAATCTATACAAACGTTATGGCATCTACTGTGTTACGTTATACTGGTTTATATTATGTTCAcctcagtaaataaacagaaatgtgctggaaaaggtcaaaaggtcataTTTAAGGTTTGTCTTCAGAGAGTTTCTTGACAAACACACACGTCATTAAACACCACAGAGCTGAACACGACGTCCTTATGAACTGCGGCCCTTTACCTCGTCAAAGGACATCTTCTGACAGCAGGTGACCCTCCTGAAAGACACAACAGATGAAGCTCTAACTCAGAAATGTGGTGTTCCTGTAAGAGCAGAGCCCCTCCGACACACAGGACCACTCTCTACAGCAGGGTGAAGGTGAAAGTGAAGAGCAGAGCTgagcagatcagatcagatcagagctGAACTACAGGCTAAGCAGGAAACCACAGAACCTGTTTACTCATAAACTAGCCAACCAGGCCAAGCCTGGAGCCTGAGGATGACCAAATCTGACCACTCACTGAGCCTCAGCTGGCTAAGATCATTGCTTTTAGGGACTCTCACCTTGTCTCACACACTTCTCTAGAGTAGCTTCTGCTCTCAGGTGACTGTCCAGCTGCTGCTCCTCTCTGGCTGCTTCTCAGGTGATCGTTTACAGCAGATGCTGGACAGGTGTActtcactgctctctctctctctctctctctctctctctctctctctctctctgtctctctctctctctctctttccactaGCTTTGCCCTGAATATCACTTCTCCTCGTTTAATAAACAGAGTAAACAGCAGGAGGACTCACCACGACGCTGCGAGCTGCTTTACTTTCACTTTCGTTTCTTCGTTTCTTCCAGTTGCACGGCGGTGTAGCAGAGGACGTGACGTCACTGCATGTTTTTCTTATTATAATCGAAAGTCTCAAAAGTATTAGCTAACAtaacattcattcctcaggtagaagtgagtggagatactagggtttaaaagacttctatagaagctgaagtatcaactgaagctttttactccagtaaaagtgtaaaagtactggtttcagaaccacttcaagtagaaaagtaaaagtaatggaaggagaaCAAAGACCTGCAGTTTAGACCTCACCACAGGggtatatagtgcactacccccccccccctccccaaaaccccatttctctaaaagtcataatgaggagaatgatctattaaaatgttgatgttaaaaatgttgggctgcactaggctcctgtttcagctgcagatctgcccattgaaaatgaagcatttcagtaatatcagctctattaaaggagcgtctctgtgctctactgagcatcaacatgagcttcatggaggaaaatatgaggagtcgttgtctagaagttctgtaaagctgcagaaagtcagacttcagaggcgtgtgatcaataagctttattggaatgtaaatgtggggctcagtcgggacgtttcactgcagctctcttgagtctctgccacggacacagtcttcatactagactacagacgtctgctgtgagctcgctggagagtgacgggacgtgtgcaggtgtgatgatctcttataaaccaatagggagtcagaatggagtctgtttatacttctcatccaatcaggatcagactcacactttccggatggagagatttatctggagagggtttttattgatgacgagccggaatgaaaactaagggaaatgaaataggagaaatgaggctgattttaaaatgtaaggaggagaaagttcagataattgggtgaaaatggaAGAAGTGGAAGTAATAAagaattactgcagtaaagtttagagaaccagCATTTCTACTGTAGTAAAGTAAGTTTTTGGACTttattacttgacacctctggacACACACTGGCCATGTTGGTAATGGACTGCACATTACGACTACAGTGTGGTCAGTGTGGATACCTCACAGCAAGGATAAATCTGGTGTTGTCAATGGCGCCATCTATGGTGGATGGCCTGTTAGTCCATGCATTTCTAACAGGTGGGTCCACtgggtgggtttggatagtaaataaaatagtggCTAAATTgatgttgtagtcatggcaaccgtCCCCTGGTTCCAGTCACCGCCACTGTTTCTCCACAGTGATCTACAGTTTCAGCCCAAAGCCCCACTCTCACTGCGCTCTTCTCACACACTGAGTAATACTGAAACCCCctcagtggaattcccctttaacccTCTAAGGCCTGTATGTGGGCACAGACTTCCGTTCCTCACCTCCAAACGACATATGTTTAtgatttatattatattcatatttatggcatttagctgatgcttttatccagagcgacttacagggttactcatattacagaggtgggccaatgtagtgttaggagtcttgcccaaggactcttattgatgtagcacagacctggaatcgaaccctagtctcccacaaggttgtggtagctcactggcaagtagtggtgttatctgctgTGCTAAACCTCATAAGCTCATAAGCAAGCTCACAGTTCAAGAAGGTCAAGATAAAGAGTGCCATCTACACACACCTGGACCTTGAACCCTTGGAGTTTATGCCTGCATTAAAATTTGAATATCAGCTGCTTCGGCTCCTCCACTTTGCTTACGCAGCTTCACCTGAAACATAATTTTAGTTTGAGAGCAAGAAATAAcctgaatttaaaaaaattaataaataaattaataaagatTGAGGATCGGTATGTGAGTGGTTATGGgatggttagcccaact
This genomic window contains:
- the ifi35 gene encoding interferon-induced 35 kDa protein; the encoded protein is MSFDEDFSLVTEDLSLHKIQKEIEKLKKQHSALQAEQRVLLEGRDSNVEFTKKFQERVVNMRRSLEDEKRKQELAVKKEQEKLEGLKQEHSRLKVEVMSMEQKLKTMDETNQNLRQQTEVSTAVPEKKVVFNGKTADGANALSFDMKPRIMYPMEGGTALITFEEEEVAEKILALKEHEVALGECSIVVQAEPVRFLVPSGVELDTQVCPHRILVSNLPKKESVDRILDKLEIHFSKSKNGGGEVEETDMLEDAGNVVITFMDSNIAKGLTDKQTHEVEMERGKKHKVKVTPFLNGSITVLQTCNITCKKTVLLTGIPAVMDQDNLQDQLEIHFQKTANSGGEVDAIVYNPPGRRSLAVFEEEAPEAEQSQ